The Streptomyces durmitorensis genome contains the following window.
AATCCGGTGGCGGGTCCAGCTGCCGGTGGTGAAGATCGCGGCATGAACACTTTCCTGAAGACCGATCGGGTCGTGCTGCGCGCGTTCACCGAGGCCGACGCCGACCAGCTGCTCGCACTGGACAACGACCCCGACGTCATGCGCTTCATCAACGGCGGCCGGCCCACCAGCCTCGAGGTAATCCAGGCACAGACCCTGCCCAGGCTCCTGCACGACTACCCGTGCTTCGGGACCCGCGGCTACTGGGCCGCGGAGGAGACGGACACCGGCCTCTTCCTGGGCTGGTTCGAACTCCGCCCCCTGGACGACTACAACCCCTCCGTGGCGGAACTCGGCTACCGGCTGAACAAGGCCGCCTGGGGCCGCGGCTACGCCACCGAGGGATCACGGGCCCTGATCCGCAAGGGTTTCACGGATCTTGGGGTGGAACGGGTGACCGCGAACACCATGACGGTCAACACGGGATCCCGGCGTGTGATGGAGAAGGCGGGCCTGTTGTTTCTCCGCCACTTCACCGGCCACTGGCCGGAGGCGATCGAAGGCTCCGAGCACGGAGAAGTCGAGTACGAACTCACCCGAACCAA
Protein-coding sequences here:
- a CDS encoding GNAT family N-acetyltransferase, with the translated sequence MNTFLKTDRVVLRAFTEADADQLLALDNDPDVMRFINGGRPTSLEVIQAQTLPRLLHDYPCFGTRGYWAAEETDTGLFLGWFELRPLDDYNPSVAELGYRLNKAAWGRGYATEGSRALIRKGFTDLGVERVTANTMTVNTGSRRVMEKAGLLFLRHFTGHWPEAIEGSEHGEVEYELTRTKWEQHP